Proteins encoded in a region of the Streptomyces sp. NBC_00513 genome:
- a CDS encoding DUF2993 domain-containing protein, producing the protein MRFLRAIVIIGVILGALFVGADRWAVDYAENQLADKIQSRQGLSGDVKVDIHGFPFLTQALDHRLEQVDLVLTGVDASAEGRKARLTRIEAAFHDVKLNSDYSGGTAGRAEGKALVSYADLTAASETGVTVSYGGQPGKVKVSATVDFLGRKFTRSVISTVTLEDAKDSPGGKIVRVRAEEVPGEGIPGIEKVVRKKTDFDRRLDAGLPAGLKLTTLTSDEAGVHLALTGTNVSLAGS; encoded by the coding sequence GTGCGTTTTCTGCGGGCCATCGTCATCATCGGAGTGATCCTGGGGGCCCTGTTCGTGGGCGCCGACCGCTGGGCGGTCGATTACGCCGAGAACCAGCTGGCCGACAAGATCCAGTCCCGGCAGGGGTTGTCGGGTGACGTGAAGGTGGACATCCACGGCTTCCCGTTCCTGACCCAGGCGTTGGACCACCGGCTGGAGCAGGTGGATCTGGTGCTCACGGGCGTGGACGCCTCCGCCGAAGGCCGCAAGGCACGGCTGACGCGGATCGAAGCCGCCTTCCACGACGTGAAGTTGAACAGCGACTACAGCGGCGGCACGGCCGGCAGGGCCGAGGGCAAGGCCCTGGTCTCGTACGCGGACCTGACCGCGGCCTCGGAGACCGGGGTGACCGTCTCCTACGGCGGACAGCCGGGCAAGGTGAAGGTCAGCGCGACGGTGGACTTCCTCGGCCGGAAGTTCACCCGCAGCGTGATCTCGACCGTCACGCTGGAGGACGCGAAGGACTCCCCGGGCGGCAAGATCGTCCGGGTGCGCGCCGAGGAGGTTCCGGGCGAGGGGATCCCGGGGATCGAGAAGGTCGTCCGCAAGAAGACCGACTTCGACCGCCGGCTCGACGCCGGTCTGCCGGCCGGACTGAAGCTCACCACCCTGACGTCGGACGAGGCGGGCGTGCATCTGGCGCTGACCGGCACGAACGTGTCGCTGGCCGGATCGTGA
- a CDS encoding putative leader peptide produces MKHQQADLTKRRAVDLCRVAAMLCRSM; encoded by the coding sequence ATGAAGCATCAGCAGGCGGACCTCACGAAGCGGCGGGCAGTAGACCTGTGTCGCGTCGCCGCCATGCTCTGTCGATCCATGTGA
- a CDS encoding sulfurtransferase produces MSRSDVLVDADWVEAHLNDADVVIVEVDEDTSAYDKNHITNAVRIDWKTDLQDPVRRDFVDQEGFEKLLSAKGISNDDTVVLYGGNNNWFASYAYWYFKLYGHQDVKLLDGGRKKWELDSRDLVDGKDVPNRPATQYKAKAQDKSIRAFRDDVVAAIGSLNLVDVRSPDEFSGKLLAPAHLPQEQSQRPGHVPSARNIPWSKNANDDGTFKSDDELTALYEAEQVDLAKDTIAYCRIGERSALTWFVLHELLGQENVKNYDGSWTEYGSLVGVPIELGAAK; encoded by the coding sequence ATGAGCCGCAGCGACGTCCTCGTAGACGCCGACTGGGTCGAGGCCCACCTGAACGACGCCGACGTCGTCATCGTCGAGGTGGACGAGGACACGTCCGCCTACGACAAGAACCACATCACCAACGCCGTCCGGATCGACTGGAAGACCGACCTCCAGGACCCGGTCCGCCGTGACTTCGTGGACCAGGAGGGCTTCGAGAAGCTCCTCTCCGCCAAGGGCATCTCCAACGACGACACCGTCGTCCTCTACGGCGGCAACAACAACTGGTTCGCGTCCTACGCCTACTGGTACTTCAAGCTCTACGGCCACCAGGACGTCAAGCTCCTCGACGGCGGCCGCAAGAAGTGGGAGCTCGACTCCCGCGACCTGGTCGACGGCAAGGACGTCCCGAACCGCCCGGCCACCCAGTACAAGGCCAAGGCCCAGGACAAGTCCATCCGCGCCTTCCGTGACGACGTCGTCGCCGCGATCGGCTCCCTGAACCTGGTCGACGTCCGCTCGCCCGACGAGTTCTCCGGCAAGCTGCTCGCACCGGCGCACCTTCCGCAGGAGCAGTCGCAGCGCCCCGGCCACGTGCCGAGCGCCCGCAACATCCCGTGGTCGAAGAACGCCAACGACGACGGCACCTTCAAGTCCGACGACGAGCTGACCGCCCTCTACGAGGCCGAGCAGGTCGATCTGGCGAAGGACACCATCGCCTACTGCCGCATCGGCGAGCGCTCCGCGCTCACGTGGTTCGTGCTGCACGAGCTCCTGGGCCAGGAGAACGTCAAGAACTACGACGGTTCGTGGACCGAGTACGGCTCGCTCGTCGGCGTGCCGATCGAGCTCGGCGCCGCCAAGTAA
- a CDS encoding DUF1416 domain-containing protein, translating into MCGAKTGGPDLATLKPGETAIQGQVTKDGEPVVGYVRLLDSTGEFTAEVPTSATGQFRFYAATGSWTLRALVPGGQADRAVVVADAGGVTDVAIAV; encoded by the coding sequence ATGTGTGGAGCAAAGACCGGCGGGCCCGACCTCGCCACCCTCAAGCCCGGTGAGACCGCCATCCAGGGCCAGGTGACCAAGGACGGCGAGCCCGTCGTCGGTTACGTGCGGCTGCTGGACTCGACCGGCGAGTTCACCGCGGAGGTCCCGACCTCCGCGACCGGCCAGTTCCGCTTCTACGCGGCCACCGGCTCCTGGACGCTGCGGGCACTCGTCCCGGGCGGCCAGGCGGACCGGGCCGTCGTCGTCGCGGACGCCGGCGGCGTGACGGACGTGGCCATCGCCGTCTGA
- a CDS encoding DUF3099 domain-containing protein: MYARRRRAYFLMMGGCLFLFVSAWSFVRLFSVPAAVAMCVVAMVIPPVAAMIANRRGPDDRWWDDPSGDKKSDEWWDELDGKHRRDE; this comes from the coding sequence ATGTACGCCCGGCGGCGCCGCGCCTACTTCCTCATGATGGGCGGCTGCCTTTTCCTCTTCGTCTCGGCCTGGTCCTTCGTACGGCTCTTCTCCGTGCCGGCCGCCGTGGCGATGTGCGTCGTCGCCATGGTCATCCCGCCGGTCGCCGCGATGATCGCGAACCGGCGCGGCCCGGACGACCGCTGGTGGGACGACCCCTCGGGCGACAAGAAGTCGGACGAGTGGTGGGACGAACTGGACGGCAAGCACCGCCGCGACGAATGA
- a CDS encoding FABP family protein, which produces MIQIPSDLNPGLVPLAFLLGNWEGAGVFDFPGEEKCNFGQEVVFSHDGRDFLEYASHTWVLDSEGNKVRPLESESGYWRIDKDRKVEIVMVRDQGVVEVWYGDLADQKPQIDVVTDAVARTAASGPYSGGKRLYGYVKSDLMWVGEKATPDVELRPYMSAQLKKVVTPEEIADMARNLPDMPDDGIAFFR; this is translated from the coding sequence ATGATCCAGATCCCGTCCGACCTGAACCCGGGCCTCGTCCCGCTCGCCTTCCTCCTCGGCAACTGGGAGGGCGCGGGAGTCTTCGACTTCCCCGGCGAGGAGAAGTGCAACTTCGGCCAGGAAGTCGTCTTCAGCCACGACGGCCGGGACTTCCTGGAGTACGCCTCCCACACCTGGGTGCTCGACTCCGAGGGCAACAAGGTGCGGCCGCTCGAATCCGAGTCCGGCTACTGGCGCATCGACAAGGACCGCAAGGTCGAGATCGTCATGGTCCGTGACCAGGGCGTCGTCGAGGTCTGGTACGGCGACCTCGCCGACCAGAAGCCGCAGATCGACGTCGTCACCGACGCGGTGGCCCGCACGGCGGCCTCCGGCCCGTACAGCGGCGGCAAGCGGCTGTACGGCTACGTCAAGAGCGACCTGATGTGGGTCGGCGAGAAGGCCACGCCCGACGTCGAGCTGCGCCCCTACATGTCGGCCCAGCTCAAGAAGGTCGTCACCCCGGAGGAGATCGCCGACATGGCGCGCAACCTGCCGGACATGCCGGACGACGGCATCGCGTTCTTCCGCTGA
- a CDS encoding Fur family transcriptional regulator, translated as MVSTEGTGTADGGLDWKSDLRQRGYRLTPQRQLVLEAVDALEHATPDEILVEVRKTASGVNISTVYRTLELLEELKLVSHAHLGHGAPTYHLADRHHHIHLVCRDCAEVIEADLDVAAEFTAKLRSTFGFETDMKHFAIFGLCAKDAAKHRAAET; from the coding sequence GTGGTGAGCACCGAGGGCACCGGGACCGCCGACGGCGGACTCGACTGGAAGAGCGACCTGCGGCAGCGCGGATACCGGCTGACCCCGCAGCGCCAACTCGTGCTCGAAGCGGTCGACGCACTGGAGCACGCGACCCCCGACGAGATCCTCGTCGAGGTCCGCAAGACGGCCTCCGGGGTCAACATCTCCACCGTCTACCGCACGCTGGAGCTCCTGGAGGAGCTCAAACTGGTCTCGCACGCCCACCTCGGACACGGCGCCCCCACCTACCACCTCGCCGACCGGCACCACCACATCCACCTGGTGTGCCGCGACTGCGCCGAGGTGATCGAGGCCGATCTGGACGTGGCCGCCGAGTTCACCGCGAAGCTCCGCTCCACCTTCGGCTTCGAGACCGACATGAAGCACTTCGCGATCTTCGGGCTCTGCGCGAAGGACGCCGCCAAGCACCGCGCCGCCGAGACGTAG
- a CDS encoding folate-binding protein YgfZ, which yields MTSSPLLHLPGAVPAEGRDEGVAAHYGELYGEQRALADGRGFVDLSHRGVVTVTGTDRLSWLHLLLTQHVTDLPPGQATEALILSANGHIEHALYLVDDGETVWAHVEPDTQEALIAYLESMKFFYRVEVADRTAEFAVVHLPAGSIAEVAKELAVRETAHGRDVFVPREDLEAFAAAHGPAAGLLAYEALRVESHRPRLGLETDHRTIPHELGWIGTAVHLQKGCYRGQETVARVHNLGKPPRRLVFLHLDGSEVLLPAHGTPVRLAADGEEGRQLGFVTTAVRHHELGPIALALVKRNVPPDAPLLVGKTAAAQEVVVAP from the coding sequence ATGACCAGCAGCCCCTTGCTCCATCTCCCCGGCGCCGTACCGGCCGAAGGCCGCGACGAGGGCGTCGCCGCCCACTACGGAGAGCTGTACGGCGAACAACGCGCACTCGCGGACGGCCGGGGGTTCGTGGACCTCTCCCACCGCGGGGTCGTGACCGTCACCGGCACGGACCGGCTGAGCTGGCTGCACCTGCTGCTCACCCAACACGTGACCGACCTGCCGCCCGGACAGGCCACCGAGGCGCTGATCCTCTCCGCCAACGGGCACATCGAGCACGCCCTGTACCTCGTCGACGACGGCGAGACGGTCTGGGCGCACGTCGAGCCCGACACCCAGGAGGCGCTGATCGCCTACCTGGAGTCCATGAAGTTCTTCTACCGCGTCGAAGTCGCCGACCGCACGGCCGAGTTCGCCGTCGTCCACCTGCCGGCCGGCTCGATCGCCGAGGTCGCGAAGGAACTCGCCGTCCGCGAGACCGCGCACGGCCGGGACGTCTTCGTGCCCCGCGAGGACCTGGAGGCGTTCGCCGCCGCGCACGGTCCCGCCGCGGGTCTCCTGGCGTACGAGGCCCTGCGCGTGGAGTCGCACCGGCCGCGTCTGGGCCTGGAGACCGACCACCGCACCATCCCGCACGAGCTCGGTTGGATCGGCACCGCCGTCCACCTCCAGAAGGGCTGCTACCGGGGGCAGGAGACCGTCGCCCGCGTCCACAACCTGGGGAAGCCCCCGCGCCGGCTGGTGTTCCTGCACCTGGACGGCTCCGAGGTGCTGCTCCCGGCGCACGGCACGCCCGTACGGCTCGCCGCCGACGGCGAGGAGGGCCGGCAGCTGGGCTTCGTGACCACGGCCGTCCGCCACCACGAGCTGGGGCCGATCGCGTTGGCGCTGGTCAAGCGGAACGTTCCGCCGGACGCGCCGCTGCTCGTCGGCAAGACGGCCGCCGCGCAGGAGGTCGTCGTCGCGCCCTGA
- the dtd gene encoding D-aminoacyl-tRNA deacylase → MRAVVQRVDGASVVVAGETVGEIVGEGLCVLVGVTHDDTPEKAELLARKLWSVRILEAEKSCSDVNAPLLVISQFTLYGDARKGRRPTWNAAAPGPVAEPLVDEVVARLRALGATVETGRFGADMRVSLTNHGPFTIVIDV, encoded by the coding sequence ATGCGAGCAGTGGTGCAGAGGGTGGACGGCGCGAGCGTCGTGGTGGCCGGCGAGACCGTCGGGGAGATCGTCGGCGAGGGACTGTGCGTCCTGGTCGGGGTCACCCACGACGACACGCCGGAGAAGGCGGAGCTGCTGGCCCGCAAGCTGTGGTCGGTGCGGATCCTGGAGGCGGAGAAGTCCTGCAGCGACGTGAACGCCCCGCTGCTGGTGATCTCCCAGTTCACGCTCTACGGCGACGCGCGCAAGGGCCGCCGCCCCACCTGGAACGCGGCGGCGCCCGGCCCGGTGGCCGAGCCGCTGGTCGACGAGGTCGTGGCGCGGCTGCGGGCGCTGGGCGCGACGGTGGAGACGGGCCGGTTCGGGGCGGACATGCGCGTCTCGCTGACCAACCACGGCCCGTTCACCATCGTCATCGACGTGTAG
- a CDS encoding AmfC protein, which yields MNLSGTSVPAPASAAATAADVAAATVRPPAQRTGESQGPTTPATALGLPELRALRRDAQRDEADLSYVRRLLHGRIDILRAELARRCDPEAARRANPETPVVDRLSEILADAPSSRSASARHVTLAAPHSEEFRLLEAEMLCDVELSDLGARTDGELHEAMGRLVRYEQQVSRRRQRLQRTADEAGAEITRRYREGEAQVDDLLA from the coding sequence ATGAATCTTTCTGGTACCTCCGTACCTGCGCCCGCTTCGGCGGCGGCGACGGCCGCCGACGTCGCGGCGGCGACGGTGAGACCTCCCGCGCAGCGCACCGGCGAGTCGCAGGGGCCGACCACCCCCGCCACCGCCCTCGGGCTGCCCGAACTGCGTGCCCTGCGCCGGGACGCGCAGCGCGACGAGGCCGATCTCAGCTACGTACGCAGACTCCTGCACGGCCGCATCGACATCCTGCGCGCCGAACTCGCCCGCCGCTGCGACCCCGAGGCGGCCCGGCGCGCGAACCCCGAGACGCCGGTGGTGGACCGGCTCTCGGAGATCCTCGCCGACGCCCCGTCCAGCCGCAGCGCCTCGGCCCGGCACGTCACGCTCGCCGCCCCGCACAGCGAGGAGTTCCGGCTGCTGGAGGCGGAGATGCTCTGCGACGTGGAGCTTTCGGACCTGGGCGCCCGCACGGACGGCGAACTGCACGAGGCGATGGGCCGCTTGGTGCGCTACGAGCAGCAGGTCTCCCGGCGCCGGCAACGGTTGCAGCGCACCGCCGACGAGGCCGGCGCGGAGATCACCCGCCGGTACCGGGAGGGCGAGGCACAGGTGGACGACCTGCTGGCGTAG
- a CDS encoding GNAT family N-acetyltransferase, whose protein sequence is MTTDVRPIAASELPDWLRALNTGFLTTAPVTDSDVAQRAEYGDLARIRGAFASETGRCVATFRSFAQELTVPGGAVVVADAVSNVTVSPTHRRRGLLTRMMRADLTAAKDRGEVLSTLIAAEYPIYGRYGYGPATSIAEWEIEVARTGLDPRWSGPGDGGRIDLVDAAEARRIGAALHERLRAHAHGTVDRDERWWNLASGTEQMSHRPYKESFHAVHRTADGEPAGIAVYRADDQWSDAKLPQNTVQVKDLIAVTVDAQRALWHFLCSIDWVQKVRTGYRAPDDLAPLLLPDPRAARLVTAADFLWVRVLDVVRALSARTYAVPGVLVLEVTDAEGLADGRYRLDTGTGDCARTEEPADLRLDVSALGSLYLGDESAVRLAALGQVTQERPGALALADAAFRTARRPWCPDVF, encoded by the coding sequence ATGACCACCGATGTCCGGCCGATCGCCGCCTCCGAACTCCCCGACTGGCTCCGAGCCCTCAACACCGGCTTCCTCACCACCGCCCCCGTCACCGATTCCGACGTCGCCCAACGGGCCGAGTACGGCGACCTGGCCCGCATCCGGGGCGCCTTCGCCTCCGAGACCGGCCGCTGCGTCGCCACCTTCCGGTCCTTCGCGCAGGAGCTGACCGTTCCCGGCGGGGCCGTCGTCGTCGCCGACGCCGTTTCCAACGTCACCGTGTCGCCCACGCACCGCCGCCGGGGCCTGCTGACGCGGATGATGCGCGCCGACCTGACGGCCGCGAAGGACCGCGGCGAAGTGCTGTCCACGCTGATCGCCGCCGAGTACCCGATCTACGGCCGGTACGGCTACGGGCCCGCCACCTCGATCGCCGAGTGGGAGATCGAGGTGGCCCGCACCGGCCTGGACCCGCGCTGGTCCGGGCCCGGGGACGGCGGGCGGATCGACCTGGTGGACGCGGCCGAGGCCCGCCGGATCGGCGCCGCCCTCCACGAGCGGCTGCGCGCGCACGCGCACGGCACCGTCGACCGCGACGAGCGCTGGTGGAACCTGGCGTCCGGCACGGAGCAGATGTCCCACCGCCCCTACAAGGAGTCGTTCCACGCCGTCCACCGCACGGCCGACGGCGAACCCGCCGGGATCGCCGTCTACCGGGCCGACGACCAGTGGAGCGACGCGAAGCTCCCGCAGAACACCGTGCAGGTCAAGGACCTGATCGCGGTCACCGTCGACGCGCAGCGGGCCCTGTGGCACTTCCTGTGCTCCATCGACTGGGTGCAGAAGGTCCGCACCGGATACCGGGCCCCCGACGACCTCGCCCCGCTGCTGCTGCCCGATCCGCGGGCCGCACGCCTGGTGACCGCCGCCGACTTCCTGTGGGTGCGGGTGCTCGACGTCGTACGGGCGCTGAGCGCGCGGACGTACGCCGTGCCGGGGGTCCTCGTCCTGGAGGTGACCGACGCGGAGGGCCTGGCCGACGGGCGCTACCGGCTGGACACGGGCACCGGCGACTGCGCCCGTACGGAGGAGCCCGCCGACCTGCGCCTCGACGTGTCCGCGCTGGGGTCCCTGTACCTCGGCGACGAGTCGGCGGTCCGGTTGGCCGCGCTGGGGCAGGTCACGCAGGAGCGGCCGGGGGCGCTGGCGCTCGCCGACGCGGCCTTTCGCACGGCTCGCCGGCCGTGGTGCCCGGACGTGTTCTGA
- a CDS encoding putative protein N(5)-glutamine methyltransferase: protein MGNRGLRYVATLVERLRAAGCVFAEEEADLLTAAARDDGHLAGMLARRVAGEPLELVVGWAGFCGLRMEVGEGVFVPRRRSEFLAREAVALARPGAVVVDLCCGVGALGAAVASQVPGVELHASDIDEVAVGYARRNVAPYGGTVHRGDLYAALPGDLTGRVDVLVVNAPYVPTEEIGFLPPEAREHEPLTTLDGGADGLDVHRRVAAGALHWLAPGGHLLIETSARQSPVTASALAAGGLTVRAVGSRELYANVVIGARPGA from the coding sequence ATGGGAAACCGAGGACTGAGGTACGTGGCAACACTCGTGGAACGCCTGCGCGCGGCCGGCTGTGTCTTCGCGGAGGAGGAGGCGGACCTGCTGACGGCCGCCGCGCGGGACGACGGACACCTGGCGGGCATGCTGGCACGCCGGGTCGCCGGCGAGCCCCTGGAGCTGGTGGTGGGCTGGGCGGGCTTCTGCGGCCTGCGCATGGAGGTGGGCGAGGGGGTGTTCGTACCGCGCCGGCGCAGCGAGTTCCTCGCGCGGGAGGCCGTGGCGCTGGCCCGGCCCGGCGCGGTGGTCGTCGACCTGTGCTGCGGAGTGGGCGCGCTGGGCGCGGCGGTGGCCTCGCAGGTCCCGGGCGTCGAGCTGCACGCGTCGGACATCGACGAGGTGGCCGTCGGCTACGCCCGCCGGAACGTGGCCCCGTACGGCGGGACCGTCCACCGGGGCGACCTGTACGCGGCGCTGCCCGGGGACCTCACGGGGCGGGTGGACGTCCTGGTGGTCAACGCCCCCTACGTGCCCACGGAGGAGATCGGCTTCCTGCCGCCGGAGGCCCGCGAACACGAACCGCTGACCACCCTGGACGGCGGCGCCGACGGTCTGGACGTCCACCGCCGGGTCGCGGCCGGGGCGCTGCACTGGCTGGCGCCCGGCGGGCACCTGCTGATCGAGACGAGCGCCCGGCAGTCCCCGGTGACGGCGTCGGCACTGGCCGCGGGCGGCCTCACGGTACGGGCGGTCGGCTCGCGGGAGCTGTATGCGAACGTGGTGATCGGCGCCCGGCCGGGCGCCTGA
- the sigJ gene encoding RNA polymerase sigma factor SigJ has product MDHGAWRADRFEEHRPRLRAVAYRMLGSVSEADDAVQEAWLRLDGTDADAIENMAAWLTTVVGRVCLNMLRSRATRREDPLESRTPDPVISGEDGLHPEQQALLADSLGLALLVVLESLAPAERLAFVLHDMFAVPFDEIAPMIEKTPAATRQLASRARRRVRGRAPAPDPDLALQRQVVGAFFAAARDGDFEALVSVLDPDVVLRSDGGVTRARHTLVFNGARTVASQAITFGSLSPFARPALINGTAGVMVVMDGRRLSVMAFTVVGGRIVAIDVLADPERLKELDLSALDL; this is encoded by the coding sequence GTGGACCACGGGGCATGGCGGGCGGATCGGTTCGAGGAGCACAGGCCGAGGCTGAGGGCGGTGGCCTACCGGATGCTCGGCTCGGTCAGTGAGGCCGACGACGCGGTCCAGGAGGCCTGGTTGCGTCTGGACGGCACGGACGCGGACGCCATCGAGAACATGGCGGCCTGGCTGACCACGGTTGTCGGCCGGGTGTGCCTGAACATGCTGCGTTCCCGGGCGACCCGCCGCGAGGATCCGTTGGAGTCCCGGACACCCGACCCGGTCATCAGCGGCGAGGACGGTCTCCACCCGGAACAGCAGGCCCTGTTGGCGGACTCCCTGGGCCTGGCGCTGCTGGTCGTCCTCGAATCGCTGGCGCCGGCCGAGCGGCTCGCGTTCGTCCTGCACGACATGTTCGCGGTGCCCTTCGACGAGATCGCCCCGATGATCGAGAAGACCCCGGCCGCGACCCGGCAGCTCGCGAGTCGGGCCCGCCGCCGGGTGCGCGGCAGGGCCCCGGCCCCCGACCCGGACCTCGCACTCCAGCGCCAGGTGGTCGGCGCCTTCTTCGCCGCGGCGCGGGACGGCGACTTCGAGGCGCTCGTCTCGGTGCTCGACCCCGACGTGGTCCTGCGCTCCGACGGCGGCGTGACGCGCGCCCGCCACACGCTGGTGTTCAACGGCGCCCGCACGGTGGCCTCGCAGGCGATCACCTTCGGTTCCCTCTCGCCGTTCGCCCGCCCCGCGCTGATCAACGGGACCGCCGGCGTCATGGTCGTGATGGACGGCCGCCGCCTGTCGGTGATGGCCTTCACGGTCGTCGGAGGCAGGATCGTCGCCATCGACGTCCTGGCCGACCCGGAACGCCTGAAGGAGCTCGACCTGAGCGCCCTCGACCTCTGA
- a CDS encoding helix-turn-helix domain-containing protein, protein MASLNVGNLGEYLREQRRQAQLSLRQLADAAGVSNPYLSQIERGLRKPSADILQQLAKALRISAETLYVQAGILDERDRDEVETRAVILADPSLNERQKQVLLQIYDSFRKENAPAAAAADADAAVDAAIDADDEPPHTNRL, encoded by the coding sequence ATGGCATCGCTCAACGTCGGGAACCTCGGCGAGTACCTCCGTGAGCAACGGCGACAGGCCCAGCTTTCGCTGCGGCAACTGGCCGACGCCGCAGGGGTGTCGAACCCGTACCTGAGCCAGATCGAGCGCGGGCTGCGCAAGCCGAGCGCGGACATCCTCCAGCAACTGGCCAAGGCGCTGCGGATCTCCGCGGAGACGCTGTACGTGCAGGCCGGAATCCTGGACGAGCGGGATCGGGACGAGGTCGAGACGCGGGCCGTCATCCTCGCCGATCCGTCCCTCAACGAGCGGCAGAAGCAGGTGCTGCTCCAGATCTACGACTCGTTCCGCAAGGAGAACGCGCCGGCCGCGGCAGCCGCCGACGCCGACGCCGCGGTCGACGCCGCGATCGATGCCGACGACGAGCCGCCCCATACGAACCGACTGTGA
- a CDS encoding DUF2516 family protein produces MLMNGFDNGVIPLLGYAMLALAVVAFVLALMARDDAYRAADKKTKTFWLVILGITILVDFFLGMLFLQIAGLVASIVFMVDVRPALKQVSGGGRRSGGSSSDGPYGPYNGGR; encoded by the coding sequence ATGTTGATGAACGGTTTCGACAACGGGGTCATCCCGTTGCTCGGATACGCCATGCTGGCGCTCGCCGTCGTGGCCTTCGTGCTGGCGCTGATGGCGCGCGACGACGCCTACCGGGCGGCCGACAAGAAGACCAAGACCTTCTGGCTGGTCATCCTCGGCATCACGATCCTCGTGGACTTCTTCCTCGGGATGCTGTTCCTGCAGATCGCCGGCCTGGTGGCCTCCATCGTCTTCATGGTCGACGTTCGACCTGCCCTGAAGCAGGTGTCGGGCGGCGGTCGGCGCAGCGGCGGCAGCAGCAGCGACGGTCCGTACGGTCCGTACAACGGCGGCCGATAA
- a CDS encoding PP2C family protein-serine/threonine phosphatase, with protein sequence MPLPIPRQRENLATEGGQALLATAVEHVPTTIPVPVPAQTSLTLLVIEDDPAGGLTVPEILDADGHRIRLRTARNLTEATRLLTPDVHCILLDLSLANPGPGTADDRFATLREVLRLAPRHAVLVLTAEADAEHAAEAVRVGAQDYLFRDELDGRLLSRAIRYAVERKRADIAQYKLAESKLRAQENARLERGLLPNPLLEGSDLRFAARYRPGRSRALLGGDFYDTVRTPDGTVHAMIGDVCGHGPDEAALGVELRIAWRALTLAGLCGDDLLATLQEVLEVERPCEEIFATLCTVDIAPDGRRAGLCLAGHPAPLISRPGRAARLLPYENSGPALGLLPKARWPRRQVELGGTWSLMLYTDGLIEGKIGQGKERLGQDGMIEMINRHLDQGLSGESLLEASVTEARRLNGGELTDDVAVVLLSRAEG encoded by the coding sequence ATGCCCCTACCCATACCGCGGCAGAGGGAGAACCTCGCCACGGAGGGCGGCCAGGCCCTGTTGGCCACCGCCGTCGAGCACGTCCCGACCACCATCCCGGTCCCCGTACCCGCGCAGACGTCCCTGACCCTCCTGGTCATCGAGGACGATCCCGCGGGCGGCCTCACCGTGCCCGAGATACTGGACGCCGACGGCCATCGCATACGACTGCGCACCGCCCGCAACCTCACCGAGGCCACCCGGCTGCTCACTCCCGACGTGCACTGCATCCTGCTGGACCTGTCGCTCGCCAACCCGGGACCCGGTACCGCCGACGACCGGTTCGCCACGCTCCGCGAGGTCCTGCGGCTCGCCCCGCGTCACGCCGTGCTGGTGCTGACCGCCGAGGCGGACGCGGAGCACGCCGCCGAGGCGGTACGGGTGGGCGCCCAGGACTACCTCTTCCGCGACGAGCTCGACGGACGGCTGCTGAGCCGGGCCATCCGCTACGCCGTGGAGAGAAAGCGCGCCGACATAGCCCAGTACAAGCTCGCGGAATCGAAACTCCGGGCCCAGGAGAACGCCCGCCTGGAACGCGGACTGCTCCCGAACCCCCTTCTGGAGGGTTCCGACCTCCGCTTCGCCGCCCGCTACCGGCCCGGCCGCAGCCGGGCCCTGCTCGGCGGGGACTTCTACGACACGGTCCGCACCCCGGACGGCACCGTGCACGCGATGATCGGCGACGTCTGCGGCCACGGCCCCGACGAGGCCGCCCTCGGTGTCGAGCTGCGCATCGCCTGGCGGGCGCTGACCCTCGCGGGACTGTGCGGGGACGATCTGTTGGCCACGCTCCAGGAGGTGCTGGAGGTGGAGCGCCCCTGCGAGGAGATCTTCGCGACGCTGTGCACCGTGGACATCGCCCCGGACGGTCGGCGCGCCGGCCTCTGCCTGGCCGGTCATCCGGCACCGCTGATCTCCAGGCCGGGTCGGGCCGCGCGGCTCCTCCCGTACGAGAACAGCGGGCCGGCGCTCGGACTGCTCCCCAAGGCCCGCTGGCCCCGCCGCCAGGTCGAGCTGGGCGGGACCTGGAGCCTCATGCTCTACACCGACGGCCTCATCGAGGGGAAGATCGGCCAGGGCAAGGAACGGCTCGGACAGGACGGAATGATCGAGATGATCAACCGGCATCTGGATCAGGGGCTGAGCGGCGAGAGCCTGTTGGAGGCTTCCGTCACCGAGGCCCGGCGCCTCAACGGCGGCGAGCTGACCGACGACGTCGCCGTGGTCCTGCTCTCCCGCGCGGAGGGCTGA